In Bacteroidota bacterium, the genomic window GGACGGTCACCGACAATGCGGGAAATACAGCTACTTGCCAACAACTGGTTATTGTTACCGATAATCAGAATCCGTCAATCAGCTGTCCGGCCAATGTCATGGTCAATGCCGACTTAGGTCAATGTTATGCCACTGGCGTGAGCCTTGGCAGCGCGGTAACTTCGGATAATTGCGGTGTGGCATCTGTCAACAATAATGCTCCTGCTACTTTCTCTGTTGGGACAACTGTTGTAACCTGGACTGTCACCGATTATAATGGCAACACTGCCCAATGTACACAGTCAGTAATAGTAGTTGACGGGGAAATTCCATCTATTACCTGTCCTGCTAATATCAGTACCATTACGGATGCTGATGTTTGCTTTGCCACAGTAAACCTTGGCTCTCCTGTCACCTCCGATAACTGTGTTGTAGCCTCAGTAACCAACGATGCTCCTGACCAGTTTATGGTCGGTGTAACGACTGTCATTTGGACTGTCACCGACAATGCAGGGAATACAGCAACTTGTCAGCAGACCATTACAGTCACTGATAATCAAATTCCATCAATCACTTGCCCTGCTAATGTTACTGTCACAACAGATCCTGGTCAATGTTTCGCAACAGACATTGAATTAGGAGCTCCCGTTGTAAATGATAACTGCCAGGTTGCCTCTGTCACAAACAATGCTCCTGCACAGTTTAATGTTGGTATAACTACTATCATTTGGACTGTCATTGATATATATGGGAACAGTAATACATGTGAAATGACTGTGACCGTGACCGATGCGACTGCACCATCAATTATCTGTCCTGAAAATATCCTTTTCATCACTGAAAAAGGAATATGTGAAGCAGATATCATTGTTGATGAACCTGAAGTAGATGACAACTGTGGAATTCCCACTTATATTAACAGTTATACTGGCACCTCCAATGCATCTGGCACTTATCCTGTCGGTACGACAAATGTTATTTGGACTGTTACAGATATTAACTCCAATACCAGTACATGCATAACTAATGTATCGGTGTTATCACCACCATTAGCCAATGATGATTATGCAAGCACTCCGCAAAACACAGCAGCTGTTGATATTAATATCATAGCTAATGATTTCGATTGCCTGAATTCATTAAATTCGTCAACGATCATTATTGCCCGTCAGCCTTTAAATGGAAGTGTAATTGTGAATAATGCCACCGGAGCGGTAACCTACACACCTTTTATTGACTTTACTGGAGATGATGATTTTGATTACCAGGTATGTAATTTTAGTGGTCTCTGCGATACGGCGACGGTTTATATAAATATAACCACAATAAACCATCCACCTGTGGCTGAAAATATAGAAGACTCAACGCTCGTTAATATACCAAAGATAATTGATCTCAATGGTCATGTTTCAGACCCTGACGGCAATTCTCTTACCCTGAGTATTTGTGGTGAGCCGGCAAACGGTACCGTCACTATAAATGATGGTCTATTAGTCACCTACACGCCCGACCTGGATTATGAAGGATGGGATTCTATTTGCTATACCGTATGCGACAATGGCGCTCCACAATTATGTGATGATGCATATATCTATATCGACTCTAAAGGTCGAGAACCACCAATCATAATTTCTAATACGATAACACCAAATGGTGATGGATTCAATGACTTCTTTTATATTGAAGGAATTGAAATGTATCCTGAAAATGAATTGTTGATCTTCAACCAATGGGGTGATCAGGTCAGATCATTCCGGAATTATAATAATTATGAAGTACGTTGGGATGGAACCAATAAAAGCGGAGGACTTTTGCCTGCCGGTACCTATTATTATATCCTCAGGCTGGAAAAAATTCATCAGGTTTACAATGGCTGGGTCTATATACATTATTAATTATTGACTGAAAAACATAAAAAATAATAACATAGAAAATAATCATATGAGAAAGTTATTGATCTTCGTTCTGGTGTTCTCAGGCTGTCAAGCTTTGGCACAGCATGATCCGCTATACAGCCAGTATATGTTCAATCCAATTGTCATCAATCCTGGTTATTCGGGTAGCAGGGAAGTATTGACTGCAACGGTGGATAACCGCTATCAATGGGTGGGTATGTCCGGTGCTCCACGTACATTGACATTAAGCGTCCATTCGCCACTTCGAAATGAAAGCATCGCTGTCGGTGGTTATATTTATAGCTATAAATTGGGACCAAGCCAGGAATTTGGAGTTGTTGGCAACTATGTTTACAGGATTACAATTGGAAAGGCCAAATTATCTTTAGGACTTCAGGTTGGGCTGACCCAACTCAATATTGACTGGGATAAAACATCAGTCCATGATGTAAATGACCCAATTTACCTGAACCGTCCCAACAGCAAACCCAGACCAGATGCAAACTTTGGCATTTATTACTACACCTCTAAGTTCTATGTCGGACTATCATCGCGACACTTATTTGAGAATATAATCTCCCCTGTTTCATCTGATGAGATTGTTTATGCTAACCTGACCAGACATTTTTACCTGACAAGTGGCTATGCACTTGAAATCAGTGAGGATCTGGTCTTTAAACCATCAACACTCATCAAGTACGCCCCTAATGCTCCGATAAATGTTGACCTTAATGTGAGTTTCCTGATGAAGAAAACTTTTGAAGTGGGTATTTCATACCGAAATCTGGTCAATGCTATAGTATTTATGGCACAATTGCATCTGGCACAGGGGCTTCGGATTGGGTATTCTTATGATGCGACATTAAGTGAGCTGAAAAACTATACCAATGGTTCGCATGAGATAATGATTAGCTATGATTTCAGATTATTTAAATCAAGAGAACTGACACCCAGATATTTCTAATTCTATTATTATTAATATTATTCATTCACAACACCCTTTTCTATGAATGCAACGAAAATATGTATTCTAACCGCGTTTTTTGCTTTTGCCATTTCATTTGGCTCTTCTGCCCAAATCCAGAAAGCAAATCGCTATTATGAGATGTTTGAATACGCTAAAGCTATTCCTTTATATCTTTCAGTGATAGAAAAAGGAAATAAAGATGCTGAGGAAGCGACTTTAAAGCTTGCAGATAGTTACAGGCGTATCAATAATTATAAAGAAGCTTCGAAATGGTATGCCAAAGCTGTGACATTCGATTCAGTTTCGGCAACAACATATTATTATTATGCTCAGTCGTTGAGAAGTAATGGTAAATATCTTGAATCCCAAAAATGGTTTGTGAAATATGATAGCTTGTCGCCGGGAGACCAAAAGAGCAGTAATTATTTCTCATTCGTTGATTCTCTTTTCAATTGGACACCAAAGACAAAATATTCAATTGAAAACGCTGCTGCTTTAAATTCTTCTTTTGCAGATTTCTCACCTGCCATTTTTAAAGACGGGATTATTTTTGCCAGCGACAGACCTGGTAAAGATGCGAAGATATTTGGGTGGACAGGCGATTATTATTTGAACCTGTATTTTGCTAAAATGGATACGACAAGCAGGAAAATTTCTTTTCAATCCCCAGGGTTATTTTCGCAAAAGATTAATAATGTATATCATGATGGCCCCGCTTCATTTAACAAGGATTTTAGTATGATCTATTTTACCAGATCCGTTAGAGAACGTGGTAATATTGATTCTTCAAAGCTTTATACAAATAAGTTGAAGATATTTTTTTCGGAATACAAAAAGGAACAGTGGACTGACCCAAAACCATTGTTTCTCAACAATGACAAATATTCTGTTGGACATCCTGTCTTTTCAAGTGATTCAAAAACAATTTATTTTGTTTCTGACATGCCGGGTGGCTATGGTCGCACAGATATTTATACCTGTCATTATGTGGATACGGTTGGCTGGTCGCAACCGATAAATCTTGGTACCAATATCAATACGTTTGCTGCTGAAATGTTTCCATACTTGTATAATGATTCAACTTTATACTTCGCCTCCGACGGACACCCGGGTTATGGCAGCCTCGACCTGTTCAGATCTGTAAAAGTCTATGGCTATTGGTCAACACCTGAGAACCTGATGGCACCTTTTAATTCAACAGAAGACGATTTCGGCATTCTCATTCTGAATAAAAATTTATCATTCATCAGCTCAAACCGTCCTGGTGGTCTCGGCAATGATGATATATATATCGTACGCCAGCTTAAAGAGGAAAAACCCCCGGTAAAGCCTGTCTATGTATACTCAATCAATGGTTTTGTCAAAGATGAAGCCACTTTGAAACCTATTGCAAATGCTACAGTATTTATTTGGGATAAAGAAAAGGGAATAGTAAAAATACTAAAGACAAATGCATCAGGCTATTACTCGCAACGAGTTGATAAGGGCCATAGCCTTACTCTCAAAGCCATGAAAGAAGAGTATAATTCCGACACCCTTAACATGAATATTTCTCAAAATCCAGTTGATACATCGATACATGCGAAAAGAGATTTGCTATTAAGTAAACTGGAACTTAACCAGGTATTCAGAATTGAAAAAATCTATTATGACTATGATAAATGGAATATCCGCCCCGACGCTGCAATTGAACTTGACAAAGCGGCCTCTTTCCTGGGGGAACATCCTGAAATAACTGTTGAGCTTGGTTCCCATACCGATTCAAGAGGAAGCGATATCTATAATCAAAAACTATCGGAACGAAGGGCAGAATCAGCCGTAAACTATATTATTGAAAAAGGTGTAAAACCATCGAATATCGTATTCAAAGGATATGGCGAAAGTCAGCTTGTCAACAGTTGTACAAATGGGGTAACATGCACTGCTGAACAACATCAGGCAAACAGGCGTACAGAAATCAAAATCACCGGGTTTATAAAAGTTTCTGATACAACTACTTCCAACTATTTAGATAAATTTTCTGCCGGCGATAGTCTCTCAATTGGTTCTTTTAATCTTAATTTTTTCAATTTGATAAAAGATGTCAATAAACAAAAAATTCAGTCTGAGCAAAATGAACCAGGTACTGACAAGAAAGAGAACGCCAAGGCACCTTCAGATCCAAATAAAAAATCCACATCACCTGAAACATCAAAAATCAATAAATCTGATATTTCCGGGACAACTTACAGCATCCAGATAGCAGCCTCAAATGTCAGGGAGGATAAGCTCTTTAAAGATATTACCAAATTGATCATTTGCACTTGCAATGACGGTTATGTCAGATATTTTACCGGTAGCTTTTCAAGTATTGCAGAAGCACAACCATTATTAAAAGATATGCAGAAGAAAGGATATAAAGATGCCTGGATAACCAAAATTGATAATATAAATTGCAAATGTGAACAAGTTTTGAGAGATTAAATTCGTAAAATATACCTTTTCTTTGTAATAGTGGAGGGGGAGACAGATCAATAGGGGCCAAAAGGGTTGACTTTAAAACTAAAAACGAAGTTATCGTTTTCATAAAGTCAGCCCTTTCTACTAGATGTGAGGAGCGAAGAGCGAGGAGCGAAATATTTCGTTCGCCATTCGCTCCTTGCTCTTCGCTCCTCGCTCAACTTATTCTTTTTCACGATTAATAATACTTTCGATTTGGGAATACAATTCATCCAGTTCATTTTTAACAACATCCCATACCAGATCATAATCAATCCCAAAATACTCATGCACCAATTTATCACGCATTCCAGAAATGTTTTTCCATTCGATATCCGGATATTTATTTTTCAAGACTTCCGGAACTTTCTTAGCTGCCTCGCCGATAATTTCGAGGCTTCTTGTAAAGGCCCTTATTAATGTAGGATTTTCAATGAATTCCGCAAAAGTCAGATCCTTCGATTCATCTTTAAGATATCTAACTTCATCTAAAATATGTCTGAGAAACTCAATGGCTGAAGGAGACATACTCAATCTCTTTGAAAATATACGGCTTAAGATATGGGCTCAGTGAGCCGTGTGTCAAAAGATCCACTTCTTTATTTAAAATGCTTTCAAGGAAGTAGGCCAAATGAATGAAATTTTTGTAATTCTTTTTTCCCGGATTAAATTCAACAATAAAATCAATATCGCTATCCGGCGTTGGTTCATTCCGGACATATGAACCAAAAAGACCAATCCTTTTTACCCCAAACTCCTTCATTTTACCAGAATTCAGGAGCAATAACTGAAGTATTTTAGTTTTATTTAATGTTTCAGGATTCATTATTCAAAGTTACAATATTTTGAATTCTCATCCTTTAGAGGTTAAATCTTATTTTGATCCGCTCTCATTTGTAATCAGGAATTTATTTGGGATTTTTTATTCCGTCCCTAACGGTACCGACGTGAAGAGCGAAGAAGAGCGAATAGCGAGGAGCGAAATATATCGTTCGCCATTTGCTCCCCGCTCCTCGAATAATTTTTCGCAATACTTTCCCAATCTGAATTTTTCGTAACATTGCACCTTATTTTCAAAAAATAATCCAAACATGCTGATACGCCATTCCATGATATTCCACGTACTCCGTGTCATCTGTGTTTCTTAATATCAAATGATATAAACCAATCCACCTTACCCCCTTCACCCCCTCTCCTGGAGGAGAGGGGGACGGGGGGTGAGGCCAATAAAAAATAATAAGTCTTAATCACAATACCATGTCAAAAGAAATAAAGCGCAAAAATGTCTATTTCTTCGGCGATAAAAAAGCCGAAGGCAATGCAAAGATGAAAGGCCTTCTGGGTGGCAAAGGTGCCAACCTTGCCGAGATGAACCTCATCGGCGTGCCCGTTCCTCCGGGCTTTACCATCACCACCGAGATGTGTACCGACTACACACGGGGCCACGACAAGGTGGTGAAGATGATCACCAAAGAGGTGGAAGAATCGGTGAAGAATGTGGAAAAAATCATGGGGTCAAAATTTGGTGATCCAAAAAATCCCCTGCTCCTTTCCGTCCGCAGCGGCGCCAGGGCATCCATGCCCGGTATGATGGACACCGTGCTCAACCTGGGATTAAATGACGAGGTGGTCAAAGGGCTCACAAAGAAAACAGGCAATGAACGGTTTGTGTGGGACTCCTATCGCCGCTTTGTACAAATGTACGGCGACGTCGTCCTCGGCCTCAAGCCGGCCACAAAAGAAGATGTCGATCCGTTTGAAGAGATCATCGACACCATGAAAGAGAAAAAAGGCGTCAGGCTCGACACGGACATGAAAACTGACGACCTGAAGGAACTTGTCGTGAAATTCAAGAAAGCCGTTAAAAAAACCACCGGTAAGGACTTTCCGGATGATCCATGGGAACAGCTCTGGGGCTCCATCTTGGCTGTATTTGGCAGCTGGATGAATGACCGTGCCAAGGTGTACCGCCAGCTTAATGACATACCCGATGACTGGGGCACTGCCGTGAATGTGCAGGCTATGGTCTTCGGCAACATGGGCAGCAGCTCAGCTACCGGCGTAGCTTTCACACGCGATGCCGGCACAGGCGAAAACCTCTTCAACGGAGAATACCTCATCAACGCCCAGGGCGAAGATGTCGTCGCCGGCATACGCACACCGCAACAGATCACTCTGGAAGGCTCCAAACGGTGGGCTAAGCTGGCTGGTGTCTCTGAAAAAGACAGGAAAACGCTCTACCACTCCCTCGAAGAAACGATGCCGAAATTGTATAAGGAACTTTTCAGGATACAAAACAAGCTTGAAAAGCATTACACGGATATGCAGGACCTGGAGTTCACCATACAGGAGGGCAAGCTGTGGCTGCTGCAGACCCGTAACGGAAAACGTACCGGCGCTGCCATGGTGAAGATTGCCATGGACATGCTGAAGGAAAAACTCCTCGATGAGAAGACAGCCCTGCTCCGCATCGAGCCCAACAAGCTGGATGAACTGCTACATCCGGTATTTGACAAAGGAGCGCTGGCCCGTGCCGACGTCATCGCCAAAGGTCTGCCGGCATCACCCGGCGCTGCCACCGGACAGATCGTCTTCCATGCCGAAGATGCCGAAAAGTGGGCTGTCATGAAGAAGGATGTGATACTTGTGCGCGTGGAAACCTCACCCGAAGACCTGAAGGGTATGAACATTGCCAAAGGCATTCTCACCGCACGCGGTGGCATGACATCGCACGCCGCCGTCGTCGCCAGAGGCATGGGAAAATGCTGCGTGTCAGGCGCAGGGAATATCAGAGTCGACTATAAGGAAAAAACCCTCACAACCCACGGGCTGATACTTAAAGAAGGTGACTGGATCTCACTCAATGGCTCCAAAGGTGAAGTGTACCAAGGCAAGATAGCCACTAAAGATCCGGAACTCAGCGGTGACTTTGGCAAGCTGATGAAGCTGGCCGACAAGCATACGCGTATGTATGTGCGAACCAATGCCGACACGCCGCATGATGCTACTGTAGCCCGCGGCTTTGGCGCCAAAGGCATCGGCCTGTGCCGCACCGAGCACATGTTCTTCGAAGGCCACCGCATCAGAGCCATGCGCGAGATGATCCTCGCCAACGACTCCAAAGGACGCCGTATAGCCCTTGCCAAGCTGCTGCCCATACAACGTGCCGACTTCGAGGGCATCTTCGAAGCTATGCAGGGCCTGCCCGTCACCATCCGCCT contains:
- a CDS encoding HYR domain-containing protein → TVTDNAGNTATCQQLVIVTDNQNPSISCPANVMVNADLGQCYATGVSLGSAVTSDNCGVASVNNNAPATFSVGTTVVTWTVTDYNGNTAQCTQSVIVVDGEIPSITCPANISTITDADVCFATVNLGSPVTSDNCVVASVTNDAPDQFMVGVTTVIWTVTDNAGNTATCQQTITVTDNQIPSITCPANVTVTTDPGQCFATDIELGAPVVNDNCQVASVTNNAPAQFNVGITTIIWTVIDIYGNSNTCEMTVTVTDATAPSIICPENILFITEKGICEADIIVDEPEVDDNCGIPTYINSYTGTSNASGTYPVGTTNVIWTVTDINSNTSTCITNVSVLSPPLANDDYASTPQNTAAVDINIIANDFDCLNSLNSSTIIIARQPLNGSVIVNNATGAVTYTPFIDFTGDDDFDYQVCNFSGLCDTATVYINITTINHPPVAENIEDSTLVNIPKIIDLNGHVSDPDGNSLTLSICGEPANGTVTINDGLLVTYTPDLDYEGWDSICYTVCDNGAPQLCDDAYIYIDSKGREPPIIISNTITPNGDGFNDFFYIEGIEMYPENELLIFNQWGDQVRSFRNYNNYEVRWDGTNKSGGLLPAGTYYYILRLEKIHQVYNGWVYIHY
- a CDS encoding nucleotidyltransferase family protein, yielding MKEFGVKRIGLFGSYVRNEPTPDSDIDFIVEFNPGKKNYKNFIHLAYFLESILNKEVDLLTHGSLSPYLKPYIFKEIEYVSFSH
- a CDS encoding type IX secretion system membrane protein PorP/SprF, coding for MRKLLIFVLVFSGCQALAQHDPLYSQYMFNPIVINPGYSGSREVLTATVDNRYQWVGMSGAPRTLTLSVHSPLRNESIAVGGYIYSYKLGPSQEFGVVGNYVYRITIGKAKLSLGLQVGLTQLNIDWDKTSVHDVNDPIYLNRPNSKPRPDANFGIYYYTSKFYVGLSSRHLFENIISPVSSDEIVYANLTRHFYLTSGYALEISEDLVFKPSTLIKYAPNAPINVDLNVSFLMKKTFEVGISYRNLVNAIVFMAQLHLAQGLRIGYSYDATLSELKNYTNGSHEIMISYDFRLFKSRELTPRYF
- a CDS encoding DUF86 domain-containing protein produces the protein MSPSAIEFLRHILDEVRYLKDESKDLTFAEFIENPTLIRAFTRSLEIIGEAAKKVPEVLKNKYPDIEWKNISGMRDKLVHEYFGIDYDLVWDVVKNELDELYSQIESIINREKE
- a CDS encoding OmpA family protein — protein: MNATKICILTAFFAFAISFGSSAQIQKANRYYEMFEYAKAIPLYLSVIEKGNKDAEEATLKLADSYRRINNYKEASKWYAKAVTFDSVSATTYYYYAQSLRSNGKYLESQKWFVKYDSLSPGDQKSSNYFSFVDSLFNWTPKTKYSIENAAALNSSFADFSPAIFKDGIIFASDRPGKDAKIFGWTGDYYLNLYFAKMDTTSRKISFQSPGLFSQKINNVYHDGPASFNKDFSMIYFTRSVRERGNIDSSKLYTNKLKIFFSEYKKEQWTDPKPLFLNNDKYSVGHPVFSSDSKTIYFVSDMPGGYGRTDIYTCHYVDTVGWSQPINLGTNINTFAAEMFPYLYNDSTLYFASDGHPGYGSLDLFRSVKVYGYWSTPENLMAPFNSTEDDFGILILNKNLSFISSNRPGGLGNDDIYIVRQLKEEKPPVKPVYVYSINGFVKDEATLKPIANATVFIWDKEKGIVKILKTNASGYYSQRVDKGHSLTLKAMKEEYNSDTLNMNISQNPVDTSIHAKRDLLLSKLELNQVFRIEKIYYDYDKWNIRPDAAIELDKAASFLGEHPEITVELGSHTDSRGSDIYNQKLSERRAESAVNYIIEKGVKPSNIVFKGYGESQLVNSCTNGVTCTAEQHQANRRTEIKITGFIKVSDTTTSNYLDKFSAGDSLSIGSFNLNFFNLIKDVNKQKIQSEQNEPGTDKKENAKAPSDPNKKSTSPETSKINKSDISGTTYSIQIAASNVREDKLFKDITKLIICTCNDGYVRYFTGSFSSIAEAQPLLKDMQKKGYKDAWITKIDNINCKCEQVLRD
- the ppdK gene encoding pyruvate, phosphate dikinase, which codes for MSKEIKRKNVYFFGDKKAEGNAKMKGLLGGKGANLAEMNLIGVPVPPGFTITTEMCTDYTRGHDKVVKMITKEVEESVKNVEKIMGSKFGDPKNPLLLSVRSGARASMPGMMDTVLNLGLNDEVVKGLTKKTGNERFVWDSYRRFVQMYGDVVLGLKPATKEDVDPFEEIIDTMKEKKGVRLDTDMKTDDLKELVVKFKKAVKKTTGKDFPDDPWEQLWGSILAVFGSWMNDRAKVYRQLNDIPDDWGTAVNVQAMVFGNMGSSSATGVAFTRDAGTGENLFNGEYLINAQGEDVVAGIRTPQQITLEGSKRWAKLAGVSEKDRKTLYHSLEETMPKLYKELFRIQNKLEKHYTDMQDLEFTIQEGKLWLLQTRNGKRTGAAMVKIAMDMLKEKLLDEKTALLRIEPNKLDELLHPVFDKGALARADVIAKGLPASPGAATGQIVFHAEDAEKWAVMKKDVILVRVETSPEDLKGMNIAKGILTARGGMTSHAAVVARGMGKCCVSGAGNIRVDYKEKTLTTHGLILKEGDWISLNGSKGEVYQGKIATKDPELSGDFGKLMKLADKHTRMYVRTNADTPHDATVARGFGAKGIGLCRTEHMFFEGHRIRAMREMILANDSKGRRIALAKLLPIQRADFEGIFEAMQGLPVTIRLLDPPLHEFVPHEEKNQKEMAKEMGVSVDEIKAKVEQLAEFNPMLGHRGCRLGNTYPEISEMQARAIIEAALNLKKKGIKAIPEIMVPLTGTYEEMKMQEDIVRQTAEMVFKEKKDRIDYLVGTMIEVPRAALVADQIARSAEFFSFGTNDLTQMGFGYSRDDAGKFLPVYLEKGILRYDPFQVLDQEGIGQLIEMAITKGRHTRPNLKIGICGEHGGEPSSVEFCNKVGMNYVSCSPYRVPIARVAAAQAVIKQGEQAKKQKK